From the Solanum pennellii chromosome 4, SPENNV200 genome, one window contains:
- the LOC107017325 gene encoding protein UPSTREAM OF FLC-like, producing the protein MTVTTNTNARKSTENLIQKKWNHTSPERNIIWIEPKPNNKALKSVPVIYYISRNGQLEHPHFIEVPLSFSDEGLYLRDVINRLNFLRGKGMGYLFSWSCKRSYKNGYVWHDLSENDLIHPTNGQDYVLKGSEILETSISSRCCEISLPELQKSPSSDENRDSSSSSTTTTRRRNQSWSSFENPQQEYRLVYKCESGREIAGKFMSATAAAADAATQTEEKRRKEENKITELSREDSSPSPPPPSMSSSDGMDGGDGSKRVSVGDRTAEIEFSSGRMSASQVVMHLITCGSSTSADNCSTVKSTKKSRSKNFHYDI; encoded by the exons ATGACAGTAACAACGAACACGAATGCTAGAAAAAGCACTGAGAATTTGATCCAGAAGAAATGGAATCACACTTCTCCAGAGAGAAACATCATTTGGATTGAACCAAAACCTAACAATAAGGCTTTAAAAAGTGTTCCTGTTATCTATTATATCTCTAGAAATGGACAACTTGAGCACCCACATTTCATCGAAGTTCCCCTCTCTTTCTCTGATGAAGGACTGTATCTTCGAG atgtGATAAATCGATTGAATTTTCTAAGAGGAAAAGGCATGGGTTATTTGTTCTCCTGGTCCTGCAAGCG GAGCTACAAAAATGGATATGTTTGGCATGATTTATCGGAGAACGATTTGATTCATCCAACGAACGGTCAGGATTACGTTCTCAAAGGATCGGAGATTCTAGAAACTTCAATCAGTTCACGATGTTGTGAGATTTCGTTACCGGAATTGCAGAAATCACCTTCGTCGGATGAAAATCGtgattcttcttcttcgtcgACTACGACGACGAGGAGGAGGAATCAGTCGTGGAGTTCGTTTGAAAATCCTCAGCAAGAGTACAGGTTAGTGTACAAGTGTGAATCAGGCAGAGAAATCGCCGGAAAATTCATGTCGGCGACGGCAGCAGCGGCGGATGCGGCGACGCAGACGGAGGAGAAGCGGAGGAAGGAGGAGAATAAGATTACGGAGCTGAGTAGAGAAGATTCGTCTCCGTCTCCACCACCGCCGTCGATGTCTAGCTCCGATGGAATGGACGGTGGGGATGGATCGAAGAGAGTTAGTGTTGGAGATCGAACGGCTGAGATCGAGTTTAGTAGTGGTAGAATGAGTGCTTCTCAAGTTGTGATGCACCTTATCACTTGTGGATCTTCAACTTCAGCTGATAATTGCTCGACGGTAAAATCAACGAAGAAGTCGCGGAGTAAGAACTTTCACTACGATATATGA